A single region of the Salipaludibacillus sp. LMS25 genome encodes:
- a CDS encoding DUF2339 domain-containing protein has translation MLFESFHRYELWVPSQFTHFDFYKWLLFGFICFVLAYTLQKIPLLYDRIVNYLCVILYCLGSLTTIVVTFFIPALNTAISGNTLSHYIALIVLIGFNVIVFIGGRALLLIYVRTELKNAELYPTTLAIYFLVILGGFLTVQLKLNDVGFIFSLVYLSVAIGYILYGFKQKYIYMRRIGLGLTLLTTGKLILYDFAYLTEGSKILAYFCFGVMLLVISYIYQKVASKHLEQHTSPSKERAQ, from the coding sequence GTGTTATTTGAAAGTTTTCACCGTTATGAGCTATGGGTTCCGTCCCAATTCACCCATTTCGACTTTTATAAATGGCTACTATTTGGATTTATTTGTTTTGTATTAGCTTACACGCTTCAAAAAATTCCGTTACTCTATGATCGCATTGTCAACTACCTATGTGTAATCCTTTACTGTTTAGGGAGCTTGACGACTATTGTTGTCACATTTTTTATCCCTGCTTTAAATACAGCTATTAGTGGAAACACATTAAGTCATTACATCGCCTTAATCGTTTTAATTGGATTTAATGTCATCGTGTTTATCGGGGGACGCGCGTTACTTTTAATCTACGTACGTACGGAACTGAAAAATGCTGAACTATATCCTACAACCCTTGCTATTTACTTTCTAGTCATTCTTGGAGGATTCTTAACCGTTCAGTTAAAACTTAACGATGTTGGCTTCATTTTTAGTTTAGTCTATTTATCAGTGGCCATCGGCTATATTTTGTATGGATTTAAACAAAAGTATATTTATATGCGCCGCATTGGGCTTGGCTTAACCCTCCTGACAACAGGAAAGTTAATCCTTTATGATTTTGCCTATTTAACAGAAGGTAGTAAAATTTTAGCCTACTTCTGCTTTGGCGTGATGCTTTTAGTCATCTCTTATATTTATCAAAAAGTAGCAAGTAAACATCTGGAACAACATACATCCCCTTCTAAGGAAAGGGCCCAATAA
- a CDS encoding IS5 family transposase → MYNHSEHHMLLPDDFFLPFGGKLNKHNRWVKLANLIPWWKVEDQYKHHLKDLTQGAHAYSVRLALGALIIKERLGTSDRETVEQVTENPYLQYFLGLPDYQEDPPFHASSMTHFRKRITRDILNQVNEWVVEEARGSSKEADSDDDDSHHGSGGASKSSVSKPDQPDKSEEPRYHQGKLLIDATCAPADITYPTDVTLLNKSREKLEGMIDTLHDSLGGSQKKPRTYRQKARKEYVSLTKQKKPSKRKLRKGIRKQLNYVKRDLKHVTNLVDQVGLSALSRRQYRDLLVIQAVYRQQKQMYTSKSHRIDDRIVSISQPHVRPIVRGKAHTNVEFGAKLSLVMRDGWAFLDNVRWDAYHEGTDLKRAIASYKNRFGYYPEAVLADRIYLTRENRAYCKREGIRLSGPKLGRPSKKENKEQKRVAYQDARERNAIEGKFGEAKRTYGLGLIRARLKETSESIIALQVLNLNLSKALRALHFFLLMTTIGSLTSDKRDCQMKTH, encoded by the coding sequence ATGTACAATCATTCAGAACATCACATGTTGTTACCTGACGATTTTTTTCTGCCATTTGGCGGCAAGTTAAATAAACATAACCGGTGGGTAAAACTGGCGAACCTTATTCCATGGTGGAAAGTAGAAGACCAGTATAAACATCACTTGAAAGACCTCACTCAAGGTGCGCACGCTTACTCGGTTCGGCTGGCTCTTGGTGCCCTTATCATTAAAGAAAGGTTAGGGACGAGTGACCGTGAAACGGTGGAGCAGGTGACTGAGAATCCGTATCTTCAGTACTTTCTAGGCTTGCCAGACTATCAAGAAGACCCACCCTTTCATGCCTCCTCGATGACTCATTTTAGAAAGCGTATTACCCGTGACATCTTGAACCAAGTAAATGAATGGGTGGTAGAAGAAGCCCGTGGCTCTTCTAAAGAGGCTGATTCTGATGATGACGACTCTCATCATGGCTCAGGTGGTGCTTCAAAGTCCTCCGTATCTAAACCAGATCAGCCGGATAAGTCTGAGGAACCACGTTATCATCAAGGAAAGCTGCTCATTGATGCGACATGTGCCCCAGCTGATATCACCTATCCGACTGACGTGACTCTTTTGAACAAGAGCCGTGAAAAATTAGAAGGCATGATTGATACCCTTCATGACTCCCTTGGTGGTAGTCAAAAGAAACCAAGAACATACCGTCAAAAAGCCCGTAAAGAGTATGTGAGTTTGACTAAGCAGAAGAAGCCGTCCAAACGTAAGCTGAGAAAGGGAATTAGAAAGCAACTCAACTACGTCAAACGTGATCTAAAGCATGTGACAAACTTGGTAGATCAGGTTGGGCTTTCAGCTTTAAGTCGTCGTCAGTATCGTGATCTCTTAGTGATTCAAGCCGTTTACCGACAACAAAAGCAGATGTACACGTCAAAATCTCATCGAATTGATGACAGAATCGTGAGTATCTCACAACCGCATGTACGACCGATTGTTCGAGGAAAAGCACACACAAACGTTGAATTTGGTGCGAAACTGTCACTCGTTATGAGGGATGGCTGGGCATTCCTAGATAACGTAAGGTGGGATGCCTACCACGAAGGGACAGATTTGAAAAGAGCGATAGCGTCGTACAAAAACCGCTTTGGGTATTATCCAGAAGCTGTTTTAGCAGATCGGATTTATCTGACACGTGAAAATCGTGCTTATTGCAAGCGAGAAGGGATTCGCCTTAGCGGTCCAAAGCTAGGAAGACCCTCGAAAAAAGAAAATAAAGAACAAAAACGAGTCGCCTACCAGGATGCACGTGAGCGAAATGCCATTGAGGGCAAATTCGGAGAAGCCAAACGCACTTATGGTTTAGGGCTTATTCGAGCACGTCTAAAAGAGACAAGTGAATCTATTATCGCCCTGCAAGTGTTAAATCTTAACTTGTCGAAGGCCTTAAGGGCTCTTCATTTTTTCTTGCTTATGACAACGATCGGATCACTCACGTCAGATAAACGAGACTGTCAGATGAAAACTCATTAA
- a CDS encoding DUF2339 domain-containing protein, giving the protein MVEIKKRLRHLKAEQEQLTKEMTAILKEYETNDFIQKYEELRKREEIQMKKLNDLSSRYTVLEDENRHLRSALQEQMLDEKLNILKVSKKKIYTYFENSIRPEQNHLQQLEKQAANEVAKLKETAQSSLLEDKQSIMKKISDMSEEISIAIKEEKEKLANEKQELRTNTSARYETLANEELTEEVIQKRMKQNQVELKIGLNWINKLGILLIIFGVAAAFRYSYATWFNDYAKAGLFSVLGTLMLVSGEWFFRKNKHTFALGIIGGGIAVLYGTIFFSYFSLQIMSLIAALLFSIAVTAITLTISLRYESKTICTFGLIGGYLPFYSFFALVGLEDANVYMAMGYVLFLNMTILWMSFHKQWPVVHSISFWLNLVPYFILVLLSPSKIVSMLYAIIIFLLYLTMTISYPFKHKTALKWQGITLLGSNTAFSCFVMYALFYWLEWDSYTGILAVSFSAFYFGLGKWASRQIPKEVQTKILFYSTSLTFAVLFVPFQFGVMWLALGWLVQSIVIMLYANKYKQRLLEKAGWGIFGLTLTTFCIEVLERLDGFTHAYFHFKYVAIIIGLIVVMMYYVHDQTKPERTHLFSGFTDFINGYKYFTLIRHC; this is encoded by the coding sequence ATGGTCGAAATAAAAAAACGATTACGTCACTTAAAAGCTGAACAAGAACAGCTTACGAAAGAAATGACAGCTATACTAAAAGAATATGAAACAAATGACTTTATTCAAAAATATGAGGAGCTACGCAAACGAGAAGAGATTCAAATGAAAAAGCTTAATGACTTAAGCTCTCGCTACACAGTGTTAGAAGACGAAAATCGACACCTTCGTTCAGCTTTACAAGAACAAATGCTTGATGAAAAATTAAACATCTTAAAAGTATCTAAGAAAAAAATCTATACCTATTTTGAAAATAGTATTCGACCTGAACAAAATCACCTTCAACAGCTAGAAAAGCAGGCAGCAAATGAGGTTGCTAAATTAAAGGAAACAGCTCAAAGTTCTCTCCTAGAAGACAAACAGTCTATTATGAAGAAAATCAGTGACATGTCTGAGGAAATCTCTATCGCCATTAAAGAAGAAAAAGAGAAACTGGCTAATGAAAAACAAGAACTGCGCACTAACACCTCAGCGCGTTACGAGACACTCGCTAATGAGGAACTTACAGAAGAAGTGATTCAGAAGCGTATGAAACAAAATCAAGTCGAGTTGAAAATAGGATTAAATTGGATTAATAAACTCGGTATTCTCCTTATTATTTTTGGGGTAGCCGCTGCTTTTAGATACTCTTATGCCACATGGTTTAATGATTATGCTAAAGCCGGTTTATTTAGCGTTCTCGGCACCCTTATGCTCGTAAGTGGTGAATGGTTCTTTCGGAAAAACAAGCACACATTCGCCCTTGGGATTATTGGAGGAGGCATAGCTGTCTTATATGGCACGATCTTTTTCAGCTACTTCTCATTACAAATTATGAGTTTAATTGCCGCTCTTCTTTTTTCAATCGCTGTTACCGCTATTACATTAACCATATCACTAAGGTATGAATCGAAAACAATTTGTACATTCGGATTAATTGGCGGGTATCTTCCCTTTTATTCTTTCTTCGCGTTAGTCGGACTAGAAGATGCCAACGTTTATATGGCGATGGGTTACGTCCTTTTCTTGAATATGACTATTTTATGGATGTCATTTCATAAACAATGGCCGGTGGTACACAGCATAAGCTTTTGGTTAAATTTAGTGCCCTATTTTATATTGGTTCTCCTCTCACCAAGTAAAATCGTCAGTATGCTTTATGCCATTATTATTTTCTTACTTTATTTAACGATGACAATCAGTTATCCATTCAAACATAAAACAGCGCTAAAGTGGCAAGGGATAACACTATTAGGTTCTAATACTGCTTTTAGTTGTTTCGTGATGTATGCTTTATTTTATTGGCTTGAATGGGACAGTTACACTGGTATACTTGCCGTTAGCTTCTCAGCATTTTATTTCGGCTTAGGTAAATGGGCCTCCAGGCAAATACCTAAAGAAGTTCAGACCAAAATATTGTTTTACAGCACGTCGTTAACATTTGCTGTTCTTTTCGTTCCTTTTCAATTTGGCGTCATGTGGCTCGCCCTCGGATGGTTAGTACAAAGTATTGTCATTATGCTTTATGCAAACAAATATAAACAACGCTTGCTTGAAAAAGCAGGGTGGGGTATTTTCGGCTTAACTTTGACAACCTTTTGTATCGAAGTGTTAGAGCGTTTAGACGGGTTCACCCATGCTTATTTTCACTTTAAATATGTGGCGATCATCATTGGTCTCATTGTCGTTATGATGTATTATGTACACGATCAAACGAAACCAGAGCGCACTCACTTGTTTAGCGGATTCACCGATTTTATTAATGGGTACAAATATTTTACGTTAATTAGGCACTGCTGA
- a CDS encoding YqcI/YcgG family protein produces the protein MAVTHSRLLTQTDINENRQPDWFLKEYATFRSIVTRKDFPCYFGQQGETRGELRYSFINHDDWSSLPHTLTDFLGLFHHPKLTRHGLFVFVEPEKEEQSLAYYRSYFWEILQYLHEHDPYDWPKNEPKDPDHYLWDFHFNQEPIFVFGNAPAYKQRKTRDLGNSLILGFQPRHIFKGLEGTEPGGAMSREKVRERVEKWDNLPKHPDISHYGDPEHNEWKQFFIGDDAEPIKGKCPFHVEK, from the coding sequence ATGGCGGTCACTCATAGCCGTTTATTAACACAAACAGATATAAATGAAAATAGGCAGCCAGATTGGTTCCTTAAAGAATATGCCACGTTTCGAAGTATTGTGACCCGAAAGGATTTTCCGTGTTACTTCGGCCAACAAGGAGAGACACGTGGAGAATTACGTTATTCATTTATTAATCATGACGACTGGTCTAGTCTCCCACATACTTTAACTGATTTTTTAGGCTTGTTTCATCACCCTAAATTGACTCGTCACGGTTTATTTGTGTTTGTTGAACCAGAGAAAGAGGAGCAAAGCCTTGCGTATTATAGGTCTTATTTTTGGGAAATTTTACAGTACCTTCACGAACATGATCCTTATGATTGGCCAAAGAATGAGCCAAAAGACCCTGATCACTATTTATGGGATTTTCATTTTAATCAAGAGCCCATATTCGTATTTGGTAATGCTCCAGCATATAAACAGCGGAAAACAAGGGATTTAGGCAATTCGTTGATCCTCGGATTTCAACCGCGACATATCTTTAAAGGGTTGGAAGGTACGGAGCCAGGGGGAGCGATGTCTCGAGAAAAAGTGAGAGAACGGGTGGAAAAGTGGGATAACCTTCCGAAACACCCGGATATAAGCCATTATGGCGATCCCGAACATAATGAATGGAAACAATTCTTTATTGGAGATGATGCTGAGCCTATTAAAGGAAAGTGTCCGTTTCATGTTGAAAAATAA
- a CDS encoding cytochrome P450, whose amino-acid sequence MGQNRQMPKEEGLDHSLKLLKEGYQFIINRRHTMQSNVFETRLLGEKAICLSGSEAAKVFYDNDKFKREGAAPKPVQKTLFGEGGVQGLDGEAHKHRKAMFMSLMSKDDMQDIRHLTKKYWELAATEWEAQKEIVLYEEVKKILTRVACEWTGVPLEEQDVSHRAEQLSDMFETPADVSLTHFKGWRARSKAEDWIEELVKEVRENKREVEKSRALHAFSWHKDHNGELLDEKIVAVELLNLLRPIVAISVYIAFTALAVHEHPEKAKALKGGDRNQLQWFSQEVRRYYPFFPFTAAKVKETFTWNGYEFEKDTLTLLDLYGTNHHPDDWENPDRFEPERFAEWDKNPFDFIPQGGGEFDIGHRCAGEWITIDVMKESLDYLVNHLSYTLPEQDLSFSLTDIPTVPESKLKLTNMQRIT is encoded by the coding sequence ATGGGGCAAAATCGCCAAATGCCTAAAGAAGAAGGTCTAGATCATAGCTTAAAATTACTAAAAGAAGGTTATCAATTCATTATTAATCGACGTCATACGATGCAGTCGAACGTATTTGAAACAAGATTACTAGGAGAGAAAGCCATTTGCCTTTCAGGGAGTGAAGCGGCGAAAGTCTTTTACGATAATGACAAGTTTAAGCGAGAGGGAGCCGCTCCGAAACCTGTTCAGAAAACATTATTTGGAGAAGGCGGTGTGCAAGGTCTGGATGGTGAAGCACATAAACACCGTAAAGCTATGTTCATGTCGTTAATGTCTAAAGATGATATGCAGGACATTCGTCATTTAACTAAAAAATACTGGGAACTAGCAGCCACTGAATGGGAAGCTCAAAAGGAGATAGTCTTATATGAAGAAGTGAAAAAAATACTAACACGCGTTGCCTGTGAATGGACCGGTGTCCCATTAGAAGAGCAGGATGTGTCACACCGAGCTGAACAATTAAGTGACATGTTCGAAACCCCTGCTGATGTGAGCTTAACTCATTTTAAAGGGTGGCGAGCGAGGTCTAAAGCAGAAGATTGGATAGAAGAGCTTGTTAAAGAGGTAAGGGAGAATAAACGGGAAGTTGAGAAATCTCGGGCTCTACATGCCTTTTCATGGCATAAAGACCATAACGGTGAATTATTGGATGAAAAAATTGTAGCAGTTGAGTTATTGAATTTATTACGTCCTATCGTGGCTATTTCTGTCTATATAGCTTTTACAGCTTTAGCTGTTCATGAACATCCTGAAAAGGCAAAGGCTTTAAAAGGCGGGGATCGTAATCAGCTACAATGGTTTAGTCAAGAAGTACGCCGTTACTACCCATTTTTCCCATTTACCGCAGCAAAAGTGAAAGAAACATTTACGTGGAACGGCTATGAATTTGAGAAAGATACGTTAACGTTGCTAGATTTATACGGTACTAATCATCATCCAGATGATTGGGAAAATCCTGATCGCTTCGAGCCGGAGCGCTTTGCTGAATGGGATAAAAACCCATTTGATTTTATTCCACAAGGCGGCGGAGAATTTGATATCGGACATCGCTGTGCCGGGGAGTGGATAACGATAGATGTTATGAAAGAAAGTTTAGATTATTTAGTCAATCATCTGTCTTATACTCTTCCAGAGCAAGACCTTTCATTTAGTTTGACTGACATTCCTACTGTGCCAGAAAGTAAACTTAAACTGACGAATATGCAGCGAATCACTTAA
- a CDS encoding ribonuclease H family protein yields MNVTLEVTYITTKGMQTTFHSEDIEAQKAIVIAEDFQRTGRLKQVVFRDERDSQWTLKELKKFLEGIKTEPHQLTVYFDGGFDLETRLSGLGCVIYYEQNDVSYRVRKNATVTSLASNNEAEYAALNLALGELERLGAHHLPVTINGDSQVVINQLSGEWACTEEVLNRWADRIDDKLAKIGLTPDYHVIPRKANREADQLATQALDGQEISSLSEVNRRDAN; encoded by the coding sequence ATGAATGTAACACTTGAAGTGACGTACATAACGACTAAAGGCATGCAGACAACTTTTCATTCGGAAGATATAGAGGCACAAAAAGCGATTGTCATTGCTGAAGATTTCCAGCGGACAGGACGGCTAAAACAGGTAGTCTTTAGAGACGAGCGTGATAGTCAATGGACTTTAAAGGAACTTAAAAAATTTTTAGAAGGAATTAAGACGGAACCGCATCAGCTCACTGTTTATTTTGATGGGGGGTTTGATTTAGAGACGCGACTATCTGGGCTCGGATGTGTTATTTATTACGAACAAAATGATGTGTCTTACCGGGTGAGAAAAAATGCGACTGTCACGTCATTGGCATCGAATAATGAGGCGGAATACGCGGCACTGAATTTAGCCCTTGGTGAATTGGAACGATTAGGGGCCCATCATTTACCAGTGACAATTAACGGTGATTCACAAGTGGTAATTAATCAATTGAGTGGGGAATGGGCTTGTACAGAGGAAGTGCTGAATCGGTGGGCTGATCGTATTGACGACAAACTAGCAAAAATTGGCTTGACGCCAGATTATCACGTCATTCCTCGCAAAGCCAACCGAGAAGCCGATCAATTGGCGACTCAGGCTTTAGATGGGCAAGAAATATCAAGCCTGAGTGAAGTGAACAGACGTGATGCTAACTAG
- a CDS encoding alpha/beta hydrolase family protein produces MPEEWQNKRGVDEVAFIQLSFKSRALMLQTSVNVLLPVGTNAGDFTSSDNFTYVSDPFPVLYLLHGATDDHSAWLRLSSIERYAEEKKLAVIMPNADMSAYTDMAHGQRYWTYISQELPAFLKATFPISQKREETFVAGLSMGGYGAFKLALRQPERFAAAVSLSGAVDMREASQRGSLFVNAFGEGAKIDGTDHDLFHLVERLAVYKGAKPALFQACGTDDFLYEDNVRFRDYARKVRANLTYEEGPGGHEWAYWDRMIAHALDWLPLKKS; encoded by the coding sequence ATGCCGGAAGAATGGCAGAATAAAAGAGGAGTGGATGAGGTGGCTTTCATTCAATTAAGTTTTAAATCACGGGCATTAATGTTGCAAACCTCTGTAAATGTTTTATTACCAGTAGGAACAAATGCGGGAGATTTTACATCGAGTGACAATTTTACTTATGTTAGTGATCCTTTTCCCGTCCTATACCTTTTACACGGTGCCACAGATGATCATTCTGCATGGCTTCGGTTATCTTCTATTGAGCGGTACGCTGAAGAGAAAAAATTGGCAGTCATCATGCCAAATGCTGACATGAGCGCGTATACGGATATGGCACATGGCCAGCGTTACTGGACATATATTAGCCAGGAACTGCCTGCGTTTTTAAAAGCAACTTTTCCTATCTCCCAAAAGCGAGAAGAGACCTTTGTAGCTGGTCTGTCTATGGGAGGGTACGGCGCTTTTAAATTGGCACTGCGTCAACCGGAACGATTTGCTGCGGCTGTGTCATTATCAGGGGCGGTTGATATGAGAGAAGCAAGTCAACGAGGCTCCCTATTTGTGAATGCATTTGGTGAAGGGGCAAAAATTGATGGAACAGACCATGACCTTTTTCATTTAGTCGAACGGTTAGCGGTTTATAAAGGAGCTAAACCAGCTCTCTTTCAAGCTTGTGGGACAGACGACTTTTTATATGAAGATAATGTGAGGTTTAGAGATTACGCACGAAAAGTGCGAGCGAATTTAACATATGAAGAAGGGCCGGGTGGCCACGAATGGGCTTATTGGGATAGGATGATCGCTCATGCACTGGATTGGCTTCCACTAAAGAAGAGCTAA
- a CDS encoding Hsp20/alpha crystallin family protein: MVNLFPKRDRELFEGMPSLFSKDGLTSLFDDHFKLQPRVDVKEEKDHYVIEAELPGFSKDDITVEYRDSYLFIYGKKETTEEMKDDDRFVRRERTTGTIKRKFYVGDIDETKINGNFTNGLLELTVPKSDADLEGSNGYRIDLK; encoded by the coding sequence ATGGTAAACTTATTTCCAAAAAGAGATCGTGAGTTGTTTGAAGGGATGCCAAGTCTATTTTCAAAGGATGGGCTAACTAGTTTATTTGATGATCATTTTAAGCTACAACCGCGTGTGGATGTAAAAGAGGAAAAGGATCACTATGTAATTGAAGCGGAACTTCCAGGTTTCTCAAAAGATGACATTACTGTCGAGTACAGAGATAGCTATCTTTTCATTTATGGAAAAAAAGAAACAACAGAAGAAATGAAAGATGATGATCGCTTTGTCCGTAGAGAAAGAACAACAGGGACTATTAAGAGAAAATTTTATGTGGGAGATATTGATGAAACGAAGATAAACGGAAACTTTACGAATGGGTTGCTTGAATTAACTGTCCCTAAGTCTGATGCGGATTTAGAGGGATCAAACGGTTACCGTATCGACCTCAAATAA
- the queC gene encoding 7-cyano-7-deazaguanine synthase QueC, translating to MKHEKAIVVFSGGQDSTTCLFWALERFKEVETVTFNYNQRHQLEIDVAKSIAEELGVKHTVLDMGLLNQLAPNALTREDIAIEEKEGELPSTFVEGRNLLFLTFAAIAGKQVGANHIVTGVCETDFSGYPDCRDVFIKSLNVTLNLSMDHQFVIHTPLMWLDKGDTWELADKLNAFDYVRTKTLTCYNGIVADGCGECPACVLRQKGLEAYVARKEVQ from the coding sequence ATGAAACATGAAAAAGCCATCGTTGTCTTCAGTGGTGGACAAGACAGCACCACCTGTTTGTTTTGGGCGTTAGAGCGCTTTAAAGAAGTGGAAACAGTCACATTTAATTATAATCAGCGTCATCAATTAGAGATAGATGTGGCTAAGTCCATAGCAGAAGAATTAGGTGTTAAACATACTGTATTAGATATGGGACTGTTAAATCAATTGGCTCCTAATGCTTTAACAAGAGAGGATATCGCTATTGAGGAGAAAGAAGGGGAGTTACCATCCACGTTCGTGGAAGGTCGCAATTTATTATTTTTAACGTTTGCTGCAATAGCTGGCAAGCAAGTTGGTGCCAATCATATTGTGACTGGTGTGTGTGAAACGGACTTCAGTGGTTATCCTGACTGTCGAGATGTCTTTATAAAGTCACTGAACGTCACGTTAAATCTATCGATGGATCACCAATTTGTGATTCATACACCTCTTATGTGGTTAGATAAAGGAGATACATGGGAGCTAGCTGATAAACTAAATGCATTTGATTATGTTAGAACGAAAACGTTAACGTGCTATAACGGAATCGTCGCAGACGGGTGCGGAGAATGTCCAGCATGTGTATTAAGGCAAAAAGGTTTAGAAGCCTATGTGGCAAGAAAGGAGGTACAGTAG
- the queD gene encoding 6-carboxytetrahydropterin synthase QueD, which produces MEFRIVDKLEKIDKDISRKELKYHTKRVLVSKEFTFDAAHHLHCYEGKCKNLHGHTYKVIFGISGFVDETGLMIDFGEIKTIWKNDIEVYLDHRYLNETLPNMNTTAENMVVWIYEKMAQSLATHNTLVKEQGARMEFVRLYETPTSYAEARREWMDGE; this is translated from the coding sequence ATGGAGTTTAGAATTGTTGATAAGCTTGAGAAAATAGATAAAGACATCTCCCGCAAGGAACTGAAATACCACACAAAAAGGGTCTTGGTCAGTAAGGAGTTTACGTTCGATGCGGCTCACCATCTCCACTGTTACGAAGGGAAATGTAAGAACCTTCATGGTCATACGTATAAAGTTATTTTTGGTATTAGCGGCTTTGTTGATGAAACAGGCCTTATGATAGACTTCGGGGAGATAAAAACGATTTGGAAGAATGACATTGAAGTTTACCTCGATCATCGTTATTTAAATGAAACGTTGCCTAATATGAATACCACCGCTGAAAACATGGTCGTATGGATTTATGAAAAAATGGCCCAGTCTCTTGCCACTCATAATACGTTAGTGAAGGAACAAGGAGCAAGAATGGAATTTGTTCGTTTATATGAAACGCCGACGAGTTATGCGGAAGCAAGACGGGAGTGGATGGACGGTGAGTAA
- the queE gene encoding 7-carboxy-7-deazaguanine synthase QueE, producing the protein MSKLPVLEIFGPTIQGEGMVVGKKTMFVRTAGCDYSCAWCDSAFTWDGSAKDDIKLMTATEIWDSLQALAPNNFSHVTISGGNPALLKNLSDFINLLKGYHINVALETQGSKWQDWFYKLDDLTLSPKPPSSMMSTNFDVLDDIISRLTRADRVANISLKVVVFNDDDFSYAKKVHKRYPKVPFYLQVGNSDPYTENKSSLTTHLLNQYEWLTEKTVADHDLNDARVLPQLHTLMWGNKRGV; encoded by the coding sequence GTGAGTAAGCTTCCGGTATTGGAGATTTTTGGGCCTACAATCCAAGGCGAAGGCATGGTCGTCGGGAAGAAAACGATGTTTGTCCGTACAGCAGGATGTGATTATTCCTGTGCTTGGTGTGATTCAGCATTTACGTGGGACGGTTCTGCAAAGGACGACATCAAGCTGATGACCGCTACTGAGATATGGGATAGCTTACAAGCGTTGGCGCCAAATAATTTCTCGCACGTGACAATTTCAGGTGGAAACCCGGCTCTTTTAAAAAACCTGAGCGATTTCATCAACTTATTAAAAGGCTATCATATAAATGTTGCTCTGGAAACACAAGGGAGCAAGTGGCAGGACTGGTTTTATAAATTGGATGATTTGACACTCTCTCCGAAGCCTCCTAGCTCAATGATGTCAACCAATTTTGACGTCCTTGATGACATTATATCGCGATTAACTAGAGCAGATAGGGTGGCGAACATCAGTCTAAAAGTGGTTGTGTTCAATGATGATGATTTTAGTTATGCTAAAAAGGTGCATAAGCGCTATCCGAAAGTGCCATTCTATTTACAAGTGGGAAATAGTGACCCTTATACAGAAAATAAGTCGTCCTTAACGACACATCTTTTGAATCAATATGAGTGGCTCACTGAAAAAACGGTGGCAGACCATGACCTGAATGACGCGCGAGTTCTTCCGCAATTGCACACATTAATGTGGGGGAACAAACGTGGGGTTTAA